The following are encoded in a window of Chloroflexota bacterium genomic DNA:
- a CDS encoding MoaD family protein gives MGVTVRIPAPLRRVTNDQDRVEVDAENLADMVDAMEEQFPGIKERLIDETGGLRHFVNIYVNGEDVQFLQGLETAIKASDEVSIVPAVAGG, from the coding sequence CCCCGCTTCGGCGGGTCACCAACGACCAGGACCGCGTCGAAGTCGACGCGGAGAATCTGGCGGACATGGTCGACGCCATGGAGGAACAGTTCCCCGGCATCAAGGAGCGCCTGATCGACGAGACCGGCGGCCTCCGGCACTTTGTGAACATCTACGTGAACGGCGAGGACGTCCAGTTCCTCCAGGGCCTCGAAACCGCCATCAAGGCCTCGGACGAGGTCAGCATCGTGCCAGCGGTAGCCGGCGGGTAG